Below is a genomic region from Xylophilus sp. GW821-FHT01B05.
AACGCAAACCAGCTGGCTAACGGCCCAGCCGCATGGGATGCGGCGCCTCTTCTATGATTCGCAGCCTTGCCCCACTTCCCGGAGCGCCCCATGAGCCGTAGCCGTCGCAGCTTTCTCCAATCCGCGGGTGCCGTGCCGGTGGCCGCAGCCACGGGCTTCGCGGCCACGCCCGCGCTGGCCGCAGGCGCCGAGATGCGCAGAAGCCACTTCATGCCCCTGGTCGGTGAGCACTTTGGCTTTGCGCGCGACGGCCTGCCGGCGGCAGGCGCAACCCTGGTCTCAGCCACCCCGCTGCCGGGCGCGGCGGACACGGACCGCTGCTTTCAACTGCTGTTTGCCGTGGGCGCAGGCCAGCAGGTGGTGCAGGACTCCTGGCTGCTCAGCCACCCCCGCCTGGGCAGCCACACGGTGTTCGTGAGCCCCAACGATGCCGAGGGCCGCAGCGTGGAGGCCGTGTTCAACCGCCTGTAGACGGCGCCCGGCGCATGCGGATGTAGGGCCCCTCTACGCCGTCGTCAAGAAAGCCATGGCGGCCATAGAGCCGGCGGGCCGGATTGTGGGACTCCACGTACAGCAGCACGTCACGCCCCTCATGCTCGGCCCGCGCCAGCACCCATTGCAGCAGCGCCGTGCCCAGCCCCTGGCCGCGCACGGCCGGCAGCAGGGCAATATCCATGAGCCGCAGCGGCCCCGGGGCCGGGTCCACGTAGATGCGGCCGAGCGGCGCCGCGTCGCGCTCCACCACCAGGAAGACGGCCTCGGGATAGTGCTCGCGGTAGAAGCGGTCCTGCAGGCCGAACTGGGAGTCGGCGAACGCCTGCCGCTGCGGCTCGGGCCAGCCGGTCAACTCCAGTTCGGGGTCGCGCACGCTGCGGTAGAGCGCACGCAGAAAGGCTTCGTCGCGCGCCTCGGCCAGGCGCAGCCCCATGCCCGGCACGGGCCACGCCGGGGCTTCAGGCCACATGGGAGAAGCAGGCTTCGTACTGGGTCGCCTCGGCGCTCTGGCCGATGGCCGTGACGAAGATGGCGAAGTCGCCCAGCTCGGGATGGCGCACCTGGTAGGTCTGCTGCGGCAGCACCGGCGACCGCGCACCCTGGAAGGTGATGGTGAACTGGTGCCCGCCAGCCATGGGCGGCCGCTCAGCCACCGCGATGACATCCAGCGGCATGGCCGCGGCCTCCGTGTCGCCCACGAAAAAAGTCACGCGCGACTGCGCGAAGCGCTGCGCGTCGCTCCAGGAAAGCTGGCGAAGGTAGAGATCGGGGTTCAACACGGCAAGTGCTCCTGTGGGGCCGCCGGCATTATGGGCGCGCCATGCGCGAAGCGGCGGGCATCCGGATAATCCGGCGCATGGCTTCCCCCATCCCCGACGCTGCGCCGGCTGGCGCGCTGGTCCTGGCTGCCGGCCGCGGCGAACGCATGCGGCCGCTGACCGACAGCACTCCCAAACCCTTGCTGCAGGTGCGCGGCAAGCCGCTGATGCAGTGGCCGATGGAGGCGCTGGCCGCTAGCGGCACCCGGCACATCGCGGTCAACACCGGCTGGTTGGGCGAGCAGATTGAGGGCCATTTTGGCCCTCAACCCAAGCTGGACGAGGGCTTGCCGCTATCAATTTCATATTCGCGCGAGCAGCAGGACTTTGGCTACGCGCTGGAGACCCTGGGCGGCATCGTGCGCGCGCTGCCGCTGCTGGGCGACGTGTTCTGGGTGGCTGCGGGCGATGTGTATGCGCCCGACTTCGCCTTTGCGCCGGCCGAGCGCGAGCGCTTTGCCGCCAGCGGCAAGCTGGCCCACCTGTGGCTGGTGCCCAACCCGGCGCACCACCCGCGCGGCGACTTCGGCCTGGGCGATGGCGGCCTGGCGCTGAACCAGACCGCCGACCCGGCCGCGCCGCGCTACACCTTCTCGACCATCGCGCTGTACCGGCGCGCGCTGTTCGAGCCGCCCTGGTGCGACATCCCGTCCGGCAACCCGCAGGGCATTGCCCAGCCGCTGGCGCCGCTGCTGCGCGCAGCCATGGACAATGGCCAGGTCAGTGCTGCGCTCTACACCGGTCGCTGGACCGATGTGGGCACACCCGAACGGCTCGCCTCGCTCAACCACACGCCATGACCGACACCTCCCTCTACGCCGCGCGCCGCGCGCGCCTGGCCGCCGCGCTGGGCACCGACGGCATCGCCCTCATCCCCACCGCCCCCGAGCGCGCCCGCAACCGCGACAGCGACTTTCCCTACCGGCACGACAGCTACTTCTACTACCTCACCGGTTTCACCGAGCCCAATGCCTGGCTGGTGCTGACCGGCGACGGCCGCAGCACGCTGTTCTGCGCGCCCAAGGACCTGGAGCGCGAGATCTGGGACGGCTACCGCCTGGGCCCCGACGCTGCCCCTGAGGCGCTGGGCGTGGACGAGGCCGTGTCGGTGGCCGAGCTGGACAACCGCCTGCCGCGCCTGCTGGAAAACCGCAGTGCGGTCTGGTACCCGTTTGCCACCCACACCGGGCTGGAGACGCGTGTCGACGGCTGGCTGGCCAAGGTGCGCGCGCGCGTGCGCTTTGGCGCGCTGTGCCCCGAGCAGCAGCGTGACCTGTGCGGCCCGCTGGACGAAATGCGGCTGGTGAAAGACGCGCACGAACTGGCCCTGCTGCGCCGCGCCGGCCAGATCAGCGCCCAGGCCCATGTGCGCGCCATGCAGACCAGCGCACGCATGCTGCGCGCCGGCGAAGACGTGCGCGAGTACCACCTGGAGGCCGAGCTGCTGCACGAGTTCCGCCGCCACGGCGCGCAGTTCCCGGCCTACACCTCCATCGTCGCTGCGGGCGCCAATGCCTGCGTGCTGCACTACCGTGCCGACGTGACGCCGGTGCGCGCTGGCGAGCTGGTGCTGATCGACGCCGGCTGCGAATACGACAGCTACGCCGGCGACATCACCCGCACCTTCCCGGCCGATGGCAAGTTCACCGGCCCGCAGCGCGCGCTCTACGACCTGGTGCTGGCCAGCCAGACCGCCGCCGTGGCGGTGACCAAGGCCGGCAGCCGCTTCAACGACCCGCACGAGGCCACGGTGCGCGTGCTGGCGCAGGGCCTGCTGGACCTGGGCCTGCTGGATGCGACCAAGGTCGGCAACGTGCAGGACGTGATCGAGCAACGCGCCTACTTCCCCTTCTACATGCACCGCACCGGCCACTGGCTGGGCATGGACGTGCACGATTGCGGCAGCTACGTGGAGCCGACAGAGGCCGGCCAGATCAGCGAGCGCCGCGACGCGCTGTCGGGCGAGATCGTCAAGGACCGCCCCAGCCGCATCCTGCGCCCGGGCATGGTCACCACCATCGAGCCCGGCCTGTACGTGCGCCCGGCCGAGGGCGTGCCCGAACAGTTCTGGAACATCGGCATCCGCATCGAGGACGACGCCATCGTCACCGAAAGCGGCTGCGAGCTGGTGACGCGCGGCGTGCCGGTGGAGGGGAATGAGATCGAGGCGCTGATGCGCGCTTAGCGTCGCTGTCGCTAAGCCAGCGGCATGGCCGCAGCCTCTTCCTGCAGCCAGGCGCAAAAATGCCGCACCGCCTCATCCCCCGGAGCCTGCAGCTTGGCCACATAGTGGTAGCCGCTGGCGCAAAACCCGAAGGGTGCGACCAGCCGGCCTGAGCGCAGGTCGTCCATCACCAGATGCCAGGGCGCGATGCAGATGCCCAGGCCGCCCACCGCAGCCTCCAGCGTGAAGTAGTAGTGCGCAAATTCAGGCCCCGGCAGCACGCGCGGCGTGTGGCCAGAGGCCGCGCTCCACATCGCCCAGGCATTGCTGCGCGTACGGGTGCGCAGCAGCGCCAGGCCATCCAGGTCGTCAGGTGAGCCCAACGCCAGTTGGGCCGCCAGGCCGGGCGCCAGCACCGGCCCCAGCATTTCCGCAAACAGCGGCAGACCATCGCCACTCGACGGCGCGGCCGTTTCCACCGTGATCGCCACATCACAGCGCGACGCGGGCGCTTCCGCTCCCTGGTCGGTGGACTGCAGGCGCACGTTGATCTGCGGGTGGCGGGCATGGAAGGCATAGAGGCGCGGGATCAGCCAGCGCATGGTGAAGGTGCTGAGGCAAGACACATCCAGCGTGGCGCCCTGCTGCCGCAGCACGGCATCCACCGCCCGTTCGATCTGGCCAAACGCCGCCGATAGCGCGGGCTGCAGCAGCCGCCCCGCAGGCGTGAGCTGCGGTCGCTGCTTGGGCCCGTCGAACAGCGTGACGCCCAGCGCCTCTTCCAGCTGCCGCACCTGCCGGCTGACGGCGCCGGGCGTGACATGCAGCTCTTGCGCGGCGGCCGTCATGCGCCCGAGGCGGCCCGCCGCCTCAAAGGCGCGCAAGGCATTCATGTGGCGAAGATGCTGCTTCATGAAGTGAGTTTATGGCACATAGCGGCGGCCGATACATCGTTTGCTGGACAGGCACTGGCTACTTATAAACAAAGGCTGCAGCAACAGCTGCGACCGCCTTGTTTATTGAGAAAATTGCCATGCCCTTCATCAAGACCGCCCTCCCCCAAGACACCTCCGCCGAGCAGCGGCAGGCCATCGTCGATGGCATCCACCAGGCGCTGGTGGACAGCATCGGCATGCCGCAGGACGAGCTGTTCAACCTGGTCACGCCTTATGCGCCAGAGCAGTTCTTCTACAACCGCAGCTTCAACGGCGTAGCCCGCTCGGAGCGCCTGGTGGTGGTGGAAATCACCATGCGTCGCGGCCGCAGCGACGCCATGAAGAAGGCGCTCTATGCCCAGATCGCGCGCAACCTGGAGGAACAGGCCCAGCTCAGGCCGGCCGATGTTTTTATCTTCACCCACGAGAACGACTACTCCGACTGGTCGGTCGGCCATGGCCTGTTCGCCATGGGGCTGGTGCAGCAGCGCGGTACGGATCTCTAGTGTCGCGTCAAGCGTGAGGTGACGGATGGGTGCGAAGGCATCGGCGTGCAGCGCAAGGCGTAGGCCGCCGCCCAGGCTTTACGCCTGGGCAAGGGCTGCAACGCAGCGATGCGCGGCGAGGGCAAGCGCACACCGGCAGATCATGCTTGACGCGACACTAGTGTCCCTTGGGCTTCCAGGCGGGTCTTCTTGCGAGGCCAGTGTTGGCAAACACGCCGCGCCTTAATCACAGCAGCAGCGCTTGAAAAAGCACGGCTGCCCACCCAGCTTCCGGGTACCCCACTACCCGCAACGCTGGCCATGGCCCCTGTGCTTCTTATCTGTCTGGCCGTGCTGGCACTGGCGGCCCTGCTGCGCCAGCCGATCGCCACCGCGCTGCGCCGTGGCCGCCTGCGCCGGCGGCCGTTCCCGGCGGAGTGGCGGCAGATCCTGCGGCGGCGCGTGCCTTACTTCCAGCAATTGCCGGCGGACCTGCAACTGCAGCTGAAGCGCCACATCCTGGTGTTCCTGGCCGAGAAGCCCTTCATCGGCTGCGGCGGGCTGGTGGTGACCGACGAGATGCGCGTGACCATCGCCGCGCAGGCCTGCCTGCTGATCCTGAACCGGCGCAACCACTACTTTCCCTCGCTGCGGCAGATCCTGCTGTACCCCGGCGCCTTCGTGGTGGAGCGCGTGCAGGCCGATGGCAACGGCCTGCAGCAGGAGCAGCGCCGGGCGCTGTCGGGTGAATCCTGGGTACAGGGCCAGGTGATCCTGTCCTGGGACGATGTGCTGCGGGGCGCGGCCGATGCGCACGACGGCCACAACGTGGTGCTGCATGAGTTTGCCCACCAGCTCGACCAGGAAAAGGGCGTGGCCAATGGTGCGCCGCCGGTGGCCGGACGGGCGCGGCGCGCACGCTGGGCGCAGGTGCTGTCGGCCGACTTCGCGCGGCTGCAGGCGGCCGTGGCGCGCGCGGAGCCGACCCTGCTCGACGCCTATGGCGCCACCGACCCGGCCGAGTTCTTTGCCGTGGCCTCGGAGACCTTCTTCGAGCGCCCGGCCGAGCTGGCGCGCTGGCACCCGGCCCTGTTCCGCGAGCTGGGCCTGTTCTACCGGGTGAACCCGCTGAGCTGGTAGGCCATGACCTCCGAGGTCATCGACCCGCGGCGGGGCGACCTCCAGAATCGATTCCGTCGAACCCATCGACGCCTTCGATCCACCCCTTGGAGATTGCCATGAACACCGTTGCCGACACCCTCATCACCACGGCCCCCGCCGACGTTGCCGCGCGCTACCTGGCCGCCTGGAACGAGCCCGATGCCGCCCGCCGCAGCCGCCTGGTGGCCGACAGCTTCGCGCCCGACACCTACTACCTCGACCCGATGATGGACGGCCACGGCCACGACGGTGTGGCCGGCCTGATCGCCGCCGTGCAGCAGCGTTTTGCCGGCCACCGCTTCACGCTGGAGGGCACGCCCGAAGGCCACCACGACGTGGTGCGCTTCTCGTGGTCGCTGGCGGCCGATGGCGCAGCGCCGGTGGCACGCGGCACCGACGTGGCCGAGCTCGACAGCGATGGCCGGCTGCGCCGCGTCACTGGTTTCCTCGACTACATCGCGGGCGCCTAATCGCGCATCATGCGGCCATGCACGCCCCCACCGCACACGCTCCCGCCCGCCGCCTGGGCATAGGCGAACACCTGCGCCACTGGCGCGAGCACCGGCGGCTGAGCCAGCTCGCGCTGGCGCAGGAGGCGGCCGTGTCCACCCGGCACCTGAGCTATGTGGAAACCGGCCGCGCCGAGCCCAGCCGCGAGATGGTGCTGCGCCTGGCCGAGCGGCTGGACATTCCCCTGCGTGAACGCAACGTGCTGCTGATGGCCGCCGGCTTTGCCCCGCTCTACCGCGAGCGCCCGCTGGACGACCCGGCCCTGGCCGCCGCGCGCGAGGCGGTAGAGCTGGTGCTGCGCGGCCACGAGCCCTATCCCGCGCTGGCGGTAGACCGGCACTGGCAGATGCTGGCCGCCAACCGCGTACTGCCACGGCTGCTGGAGGGTGCGGATGCCGCGCTGCTGCAAGCGCCCATCAACGTGCTGCGCCTGTCGCTGCACCCGCAGGGCCTGGCGCCGCGCATCGTCAACCTGGCGCAGTGGCGCGGGCATTTGTTCGAGCGCCTGCGCCAGCAGATCGCCGCCACCGGCGACCCGGTGCTGGCCGCCTTGTTGGATGAGTTGCGCGCCTATCCTTGTGACGACCCCAGCGCCGCCCACGCCGCAGGCGAGCACCCGGGCGTGGTGGTGCCGCTGATCCTGCGCAGCGCGGCGGGGCCGCTGGCCTTCATCAGCACCACCACGGTGTTTGGCTCGCCGGTGGATGTGACGCTGCAGGAGCTGGCGGTGGAGTCGTTTTTTCCGTCGGATGCGCAGACGGCTGCGGTGTTGCGGGGGTGGGCCGAGGGCTAGACGCCCAACATGGCCATGGCCCAAGGCGGCAGCGGCGCGTCGATCACCGTGACCCCGCCAGCGGTACGTACCGCCACCAGGCGCGGACCGCCGTCAGCCACGTCGCGCGCATCGTAGAGATAGGCGGCATCGGCCAGCAGCACGGCCTGCGCCAGATGGGCCATGGTGCGGGCATAGCGCGCCAGGATGCGCTCGGCCGGCACACCATGGCCGCCTTCGCGCACGCGCTGGGCCACGCGGGTCAGCAGGCGCTGCGGATCGTCCAGTGCCACCACATGCAGCGCCACCGTGAAGCCGTGGGCCCGCGCCTCGCGCAGCAGCTGCAGCTTGGATGGGTGCGAAAACACCGTCTCGCTGACGAACGCGGTACCCGCGGCCAACAGTTGCGCACGACGCGCGTCGGCCCAGGCACGGGCCGCTTCAGAGCGCTGCTGCGGGTCGGCCATGTGCTGCAGCTGGTCACGCTCGTGCAGGTCGGCATTCACAAATTCCAGTGCCTTGCCCACGATGCCGTCACGCACCAGCGCACGATAGAGCGTGGATTTGCCGGCGCCGTTGGGGCCGGCCAGCAGGTGGAACCAGACGGGTGCGGGCGTCGGCATGCGTCGGTCAGACTGCGCGTGCCAGGTTCTCTTGCACCACCTCGCGCACGCGCTGGGCCAGCGTGCCGCGCGACTGCGCCGCCACCAGGCGCGCGGTGAGTTCGTCCACCGATTGCGGTGCCTGGGCCTGGGCAGACGCGGCGCGCTCGTACTGCTCGATGGCGGTGCGGGCCTCTTGCACGCTCAGGCCGGTGTGCTCGACCACCTGCCCCAGCGTGGCCCAATACTCGATCTGGCTGGCGACCGAGCGGCGCATGGGCTGGGCGGCCTCGCGCGCCTTGTCGACCAAGGCGCCGGGGAGTTTGACGGAAGCAAAAGCGGTGGATGCCATGGTGATCTCCTGATTGGCGCATTTTGCGCCAATCGGGTGGCAACTTCAAGGCAGCTTGGTTTCGCCCTCGTCCACCAGCCCGCTGCGCTGCTGCCGGCCCCAATGGCCGCGCCCGGTCAGGAACACCACCCAGCCCAGCGCGGCGCCGGTGTGGCGCAGCAACTGAAAGGTAAAGGGCTCGGCTAGCGCGGCCAGCAGGCCCTGGCCGATGCGAATGCGGGCGTTGCCACCGGCCCAGCGCCGGTACAGGTGGATGGACCAGAGGTGAAACGCCAAGTCGATCGCCAGCTTGATGCCGATGACGCTGGCCGCCGCCCCCAGCACGCCCAGGCGGCCAGAGGCCAGGTAGTAGGCCAGCAGCAGAAAGGCGGTGAGCCCGTACAGCGGCTGCAGCGTGTCCACCGCCTTGACCGGCAGCATCAGCAGGCCAAGCCAGCCGTAGCGCCGGTCGCCCACCATCTCGCGGTAGCGGTACTGCGTCTGCAGGAAACCGCCGAACCAGCGCCGGCGCTGGCGCAGGAAGGCGCCCAGGGTGCCGGGCGCCTCGGTGCGGGCGCGGGCGTCGCCCAGCACGCGCACGCGCCAGTCCAGCCCGTGGCGCACGGCGTGGCGGCGCAGGCGGTGGGTCAGCTCGTAGTCCTCTACCAGGCTGGCCGGGTCGAAGCCGCCCACGGCCAGCAGGGCGTCGCGCCGGTAGGCGGCAAAGGCGCCGGACACCAGCAGCAGGCTGTCGACCTGCATCCAGGCATAGCGCGAGAGGAAGTTGCGGATGTACTCGTAGGTCTGGAACCACTGGAAGATGCGCCCCGACAGCGAAGGCCCGCACACCGGCGTGACGACGCCCGTGGCCACCACCAGCGCGGGCTCGGCCGAGAAGGCGCGCCGCACGGCGGCAATGGCGCCGGGGTCGAGCAGGGTGTCGCCATCCACGGTCAGCACGGTGTCGGTGCCCACCAGCGGCAGCGCGGCGTTCAGCGCCACCGCCTTGCCGCCGTGCGGCAGGCGCAGCCAGCGCAGCGTGGGGTAGGCGCTGCCGGCGGCGCTGCACTGGCCCAGTGCCGGCTCGGGCACGCCGTAGCGCTGCGTCAGCAGGGCGCCGGTGGTGTCGCTGGAGCCGTCGTCCACCACCACGATCTGCTCGGGCGGGTCGGTCTGCGCCAGCAGCGCGGCCAGGGTCACGGGCAGCACGGCTGCCTCGTTGTGCGCGGCCACCAGCACGCCCAAGCTCAGGCGCGGCAGTGCCGCTTGCGGCGCGACCGGCGTGGCCGCCGCGGCGCGGTGCAGCGCCCAGGTCTGCCAGCCCACAAAGACCAGCAGCAGCGTGTCATACGTCACATAGGCCACGCCGACCGACCAGGCCAGCACGCCGCCACGGGCAAAGGCCATGGCGAACAGCAGCGCCCATACGCCCAGCACCGCCGCGTGGATAAGCAGGCTGCGCCAGGGCGTCTGCCCCGGCCTGAGTTGCGGGGACGCAAGCGCCAGCGCCTGGCGGAGGGGATCGGTGGACATGCAGAGCGGGGGGCAGGAGGCAGGAATGGGCGGGCAGACCGGTGGATGGAGCGCGGCGGAGCGCGAACGTTCCCTTGCCGCCAGCAGAGAGGGTACGCGCCGCGGGGCCATCCGGATGCCGCCCCGGATACGGGTTTGGATTGCGGGTTTTAATGGAGGGCCCATCGGTTTCCATTCCCCGACGCCCCGCATGACGCTCTCCCCGCGCTACACCCGCACCGCCATCGTGCTGCACTGGCTGATCGCGCTGCTGATCGCCCTCAACGTTGGCCTGATCCTGACGGTCGATTTCTTCCCCGACGCGCTGGTGCGCCCGGTGATCGACGGCCACAAATCCATAGGCGTCACGGTGCTGGGCCTGGTGCTGCTGCGCCTGCTGTGGCGCCTGACCCATCCGGCGCCGCCGCTGCCGGCCGACTACCCGCGCTGGGAGCGCGCCTCGGCCCACGCCGTGCACATCCTGCTGTACGGGCTGATGCTGTGGATGCCGCTGTCGGGCTGGTTCCATGACTCGGCCTGGAAGGACGCCGCCACCCATCCCATGTACTGGTTCGGCACCTTCGAGTGGCCGCGCGTGGGCTTCATCGCCAGCGTGCCGGCCGACACCAAGGAAATGCTGCACACCCTGCTTGGCCAATTGCACAGCGGCGGCGCCTATGTGCTGTATGCGGTGTTCGCGCTGCACGTGGCCGGCGCGCTCAAGCACCAGTTCTTCGACAAGGAGGCGGTGTTGCGCCGCATGTGGGGCTAGCTTGGAACACCCCCAGGCTACGCGCTTCGCGTCTTCGCCTTCCCCCTTGCAGGGGGCACATCCTGCGGCCTGGCAAAGCCAGTTCCGCGGATGTTTGGGCATGGCCTGCTCCGCGGCCTTTGGTGCCACCACGCCGCTCGATTTCACGATTCCCTTGCCATCGACCTTCTACCTGCCATGACGACGACCCTGCCTACCTACGACGACGTTGCTGCCGCTGCCACGCGCATTGCCGGCCATGCCCATCGCACGCCTGTGCTGCGCTCGCGCACCGCAGACGCCGCGCTGGGCGCCCAGGTGTTCTTCAAGTGCGAGAACCTACAGCGCATGGGCGCGTTCAAGTTCCGTGGCGCGTTCAATGCGCTGTCCAGGCTGGACGCGGCCCAGCGCCGTGCGGGCGTGCTGGCGTTTTCCTCGGGCAACCATGCGCAGGCCATCGCCCTGTCGGCGCGCGAGCTGGGCATTCCCGCCACCATCCTGATGCCTGAGGACGCCCCCGCCGCCAAGCTGGCCGCCACGCGCGGCTATGGCGGCGAAGTCATCACCTTCAACCGCTACACCGAAGACCGCGAGGCCCTGAGCCGCCGCCTGGCCGAAGAGCGCGGCCTGGCCCTGATCCCGCCCTATGACCACCCCGACGTGCTCGCCGGCCAGGGCACCGCCGTCAAGGAACTGCTCGAAGAAACCGGCCCGCTCGACGCCCTGTTCGTCCCCCTGGGCGGCGGCGGCCTGCTGTCGGGCTCGGCGCTGTCGGCGCGCGCGCTGGCGCCGCAATGCAAGGTCTACGGCGTAGAGCCCGAAGCCGGCAACGACGGCCAGCAGTCCTTTCGCAGCGGCAGCATCGTCCACATCGCCACGCCCAAGACCATCGCCGACGGCGCGCAAACCCAGCACCTGGGCCACATCACCTTCCCGCTGATCCAGCAGAACGTGGACGACATCCTGACCGCCACCGACGCCGAGCTGGTGGCCGCCATGCGCTTCGTCTTCACCCGCATGAAGCTGGTGGTCGAGCCCACCGGCTGCCTGGGCTTTGCGGCCGCGCTCGCCCGCAAGGAGCAGTTGAAGGGCCAGCGCGTGGGCGTCCTGGTGAGCGGCGGCAATGTGGATATGGAGCGCTTCTGCTCGCTGATGGCGGGTTAGGTTTATGTTTGCCTAAATGGTGGCCATGCCGTTCAGCCCAGGAGCCGCCTGGGCTTGAAGCAAGCCACCTGCATTAGGCGGCATGGAGCCAGCAAGACTTCTTTATGCGACTCGCCATAACCCTTCTAGTTGTCGGAGCAGCGCTGCTTGCCTGGTCCTTGGCGCTCCCGCCGTTTGAAGACCAGCAGGGGTTTGAAGCGCGTGCCATCAGCATGCAGGAAGGCCAAGGCGATGAATATCAGCGGCTCCGGGAGAAAGCGCTGACGCCGAAGTACGCCCTGCAAGACTATGGCCTCACTGCCATCACTCTGGCGGTTGGCGCATTCGCAGGCGCACGCCGTAGCCTGAAGAGGCTGTGCGCTCCAAGGACTCGCTCCACATTTGTTGCGCTGAGTCTCCTGGCGCCATTTCTGACCACGGTCGCCGGTGTCTTCGATCTTCGGCAGGCCTATTCGAGGTACGAGTATCCGCACTGGGCTGATTCGATGGGCATTGCTCTTGCGGGCGCCCTGATCTTGCTGATCGTCTCTCTTTTGTGGGCCGTCGCGCACTTGGCGTTCTTGCGGTCTCAGCCCTCAACTGCGATCCCGCTGGCGCTGGCGTTTTCGCGCAGTGCAAACCCGTGGCTGCTAGTAGTGTCGACACTGACGTTCGCGCTGACGGCTCTGTCTCTATTCCTTGGGCAGTATTGGTATGCCGCCCCTGGAATGTTGTGGCTCTATTTCTATCTTTCCCTCGCAGCCCGGCGACGGGCACTGCGCCAACCTTAGCGACAAGGATCGTCGATGACCTCTTTCGCCCTCATCATCAAACACCGCACCCGCGCCGGCATGCGGCCCGAGGTTCGCGCGATCTGGGAGAAGCACATGGCGCCCGCCGTCTCGGCCAACCCCGGGCATCTGTCCTATCTTTATTGCTTCGACAACGCCGACCCGGACTGCATCTGCGCCTTCCAGCACTACGCCAGCGCCGAGGCGGCAGAGCAGTTTTTAAAGACCGCCAGCTACACGGCCTACCTGAAGGAGGTCGAGCCCCTGCTGTTCGAGCCGCCGCAGGTCACGGCGCTGACGCCGGTGTGGGCCAAGGGCAGTTGAGGCCAGCGTACGCATGTACTCCTCCACCTTCATCTTTGCCAAGAAGCGGTTTGGATGGCTACCGGGTGGTGATATCCGAGGTGATCAAGACCTATGGGGACCGGCCGTTGGACGGCTTGCCAGGCTTGGCCGTACCGGGCTGAACCTGCACGCATGAAGTTTCGGCATCGCCTGCATGGCGCCCTCAAGAGGATCTCACCGG
It encodes:
- a CDS encoding glycosyltransferase: MSTDPLRQALALASPQLRPGQTPWRSLLIHAAVLGVWALLFAMAFARGGVLAWSVGVAYVTYDTLLLVFVGWQTWALHRAAAATPVAPQAALPRLSLGVLVAAHNEAAVLPVTLAALLAQTDPPEQIVVVDDGSSDTTGALLTQRYGVPEPALGQCSAAGSAYPTLRWLRLPHGGKAVALNAALPLVGTDTVLTVDGDTLLDPGAIAAVRRAFSAEPALVVATGVVTPVCGPSLSGRIFQWFQTYEYIRNFLSRYAWMQVDSLLLVSGAFAAYRRDALLAVGGFDPASLVEDYELTHRLRRHAVRHGLDWRVRVLGDARARTEAPGTLGAFLRQRRRWFGGFLQTQYRYREMVGDRRYGWLGLLMLPVKAVDTLQPLYGLTAFLLLAYYLASGRLGVLGAAASVIGIKLAIDLAFHLWSIHLYRRWAGGNARIRIGQGLLAALAEPFTFQLLRHTGAALGWVVFLTGRGHWGRQQRSGLVDEGETKLP
- a CDS encoding cytochrome b/b6 domain-containing protein, with protein sequence MTLSPRYTRTAIVLHWLIALLIALNVGLILTVDFFPDALVRPVIDGHKSIGVTVLGLVLLRLLWRLTHPAPPLPADYPRWERASAHAVHILLYGLMLWMPLSGWFHDSAWKDAATHPMYWFGTFEWPRVGFIASVPADTKEMLHTLLGQLHSGGAYVLYAVFALHVAGALKHQFFDKEAVLRRMWG
- a CDS encoding threo-3-hydroxy-L-aspartate ammonia-lyase → MTTTLPTYDDVAAAATRIAGHAHRTPVLRSRTADAALGAQVFFKCENLQRMGAFKFRGAFNALSRLDAAQRRAGVLAFSSGNHAQAIALSARELGIPATILMPEDAPAAKLAATRGYGGEVITFNRYTEDREALSRRLAEERGLALIPPYDHPDVLAGQGTAVKELLEETGPLDALFVPLGGGGLLSGSALSARALAPQCKVYGVEPEAGNDGQQSFRSGSIVHIATPKTIADGAQTQHLGHITFPLIQQNVDDILTATDAELVAAMRFVFTRMKLVVEPTGCLGFAAALARKEQLKGQRVGVLVSGGNVDMERFCSLMAG
- a CDS encoding antibiotic biosynthesis monooxygenase; protein product: MTSFALIIKHRTRAGMRPEVRAIWEKHMAPAVSANPGHLSYLYCFDNADPDCICAFQHYASAEAAEQFLKTASYTAYLKEVEPLLFEPPQVTALTPVWAKGS